In Treponema sp. OMZ 798, the following proteins share a genomic window:
- a CDS encoding Na/Pi cotransporter family protein gives MSVVSLVFQMLGSLGLILYGMKMMSDGIQKSAGESLHRTLNFMTGNRFLAVLTGIVVTGIVQSSGATTVMTVSFVNAGMLSLQQAIGVIFGANIGTTVTAWIVSLIGFKFSIASIAIPAFGIGYFLTFFKKLKKDNLGEAVMGFGLLFTGLDFLASAVPNISGEQIALFSIFKQTGIQSIIIGVILGLLLTVFLHSSSATTAVLLTMAHTGVVGWEFSAAVVLGSNVGSTVDAVLASIGTKLNARRAAAVHVLFNVAGSIFALILFTPFLALVELLFPGSSLTTKIAVFHTLFNVINTLVALPFVNQIANFVCWLIKPREDEEPARYVLHFQAPSMKENTEAYVLRAEVEILKMSNIVREMFSLLRSILSKEEDVSREFVIRQLTEKEDYTDQMQEELSLYLIKTSQLSLSEKNRKNVRLMLGIVDDIENMTDQIFELGLFINRSIELKMPISQDDMDKLLPYMGIVNQFIHFVHEHLNKPLAAEQLAMAHEMEESIDAMRQNLKHLARTRLEKGANVKAELLYIDMVRNLEKIGDYAFSISRALAETE, from the coding sequence ATGTCTGTAGTTTCTCTTGTATTCCAAATGCTTGGAAGTTTAGGTTTAATTTTATACGGAATGAAGATGATGAGCGACGGTATCCAAAAAAGTGCCGGAGAGAGTTTGCACCGTACGCTCAATTTTATGACCGGAAACAGGTTTTTAGCCGTTTTGACAGGTATAGTTGTTACCGGCATTGTTCAATCCTCGGGTGCTACCACAGTTATGACTGTTTCCTTTGTCAATGCAGGAATGCTGAGTCTTCAACAGGCTATAGGCGTTATCTTCGGTGCAAACATAGGTACTACCGTTACTGCATGGATAGTTTCGCTCATCGGTTTTAAGTTTTCGATAGCGAGTATTGCAATTCCCGCCTTCGGAATAGGCTATTTTTTGACATTTTTTAAAAAGCTAAAAAAAGACAATCTGGGCGAGGCCGTTATGGGCTTCGGCCTCCTTTTTACAGGTTTGGATTTTTTGGCTTCTGCCGTTCCGAATATTTCAGGCGAGCAGATAGCTCTTTTTTCGATTTTTAAGCAGACAGGAATTCAAAGTATCATAATCGGAGTTATCCTAGGTTTGCTGCTTACCGTTTTTCTTCACTCATCGAGTGCCACAACTGCCGTTCTTTTGACGATGGCTCATACAGGTGTTGTCGGCTGGGAATTTTCTGCGGCTGTAGTTTTGGGAAGTAATGTAGGCTCTACCGTAGATGCCGTCTTGGCTTCGATAGGAACAAAACTAAATGCGCGGCGGGCCGCGGCTGTTCACGTTTTATTCAATGTTGCCGGCAGTATCTTTGCCCTTATTCTTTTTACTCCCTTTTTGGCCCTTGTAGAACTTCTCTTTCCGGGAAGCAGCCTTACAACAAAGATTGCTGTTTTCCATACTCTTTTTAACGTAATAAATACTCTTGTCGCCTTGCCCTTTGTAAATCAAATTGCAAATTTTGTGTGCTGGCTTATTAAACCGAGGGAAGATGAGGAGCCTGCCCGCTATGTTCTCCACTTTCAGGCTCCAAGTATGAAAGAAAATACCGAGGCCTATGTACTTCGAGCCGAGGTTGAAATTCTTAAGATGTCCAATATAGTTAGAGAAATGTTCAGCCTCTTGCGTTCTATTTTAAGTAAGGAAGAAGATGTTTCAAGAGAGTTTGTTATAAGACAGTTAACCGAAAAGGAAGATTATACCGATCAGATGCAGGAAGAGCTTTCATTGTATCTTATTAAAACTTCTCAGCTTTCTTTGTCCGAAAAAAACAGGAAGAACGTGCGCCTTATGCTGGGCATTGTAGACGACATAGAAAATATGACCGATCAGATTTTTGAGCTGGGGCTTTTTATCAACCGAAGTATAGAATTAAAGATGCCTATAAGTCAGGACGATATGGATAAACTTTTACCTTATATGGGAATTGTAAATCAGTTTATTCACTTTGTTCATGAACACTTAAATAAGCCCCTTGCTGCAGAACAGCTGGCCATGGCTCACGAAATGGAAGAATCGATTGATGCCATGAGGCAAAACTTAAAACACCTTGCCCGTACCCGCTTGGAAAAGGGTGCAAACGTAAAGGCCGAGCTTTTGTATATCGATATGGTACGCAACCTGGAAAAAATCGGAGACTACGCCTTTAGTATTTCGCGAGCCCTTGCCGAAACCGAGTAG
- the selB gene encoding selenocysteine-specific translation elongation factor: MPYILGTAGHVDHGKTALVKRLTGIETSHLPEEKKRGMTIELGFASLEDPVHGTVGIVDVPGHERFIRNMVAGTWGLDAALLIVAADDGWMQMSSDHLRVLKAMKIDSILLVITKSDLAEKDMLELLIEDANAQCEKIIGRKLPAVAVSSLTGSGIEELKAEITKLLSSSKKQSPPTPFLYVDRVFVLKGIGTTVTGTLRGKGLHTGDNLQIYPSNEECRIKSIQNHHKDVEKIEPGTRTALNLKLGEKTNLERGMLLAQKDSNFILSGKELLVRIDEVFTNKEGGLKNHAEIEIALGSAHAIGSIHLNQFDKSLGRLSLNEPIASAWNQRAVLIRHGGSEIIASARVLASFPSYKRMQFKEAFEVYRDKELPSIHSYQFNIEGFVEDPKIKTEELTSDKSEVAEYGSWRFLKKRLEFWEKKILKTAQESQAGFTLEEVDLPIPQKVKTIVFKKLCDEKKIEKEAHIYKLSGRTGDDLSKNAKDLLDAAFKAGFEGIEIDKIKIPQARKEARDLIKLGKLICLENFLHYHTDFYKKTVNSLFAKYKPGDKFSIADARDVTGLSRKYILPILNLLEKDGKLKRQENDRIVL; the protein is encoded by the coding sequence ATGCCGTATATTTTGGGAACAGCGGGACATGTGGATCATGGAAAGACAGCCTTGGTAAAAAGGCTTACAGGTATTGAAACGAGTCACTTACCTGAAGAAAAAAAGCGGGGGATGACAATAGAGCTAGGCTTTGCTTCGCTTGAAGATCCCGTTCACGGCACTGTAGGCATAGTCGATGTTCCCGGCCATGAGCGCTTTATCCGCAACATGGTTGCAGGTACCTGGGGCCTGGATGCGGCTCTTTTAATAGTGGCCGCAGATGACGGCTGGATGCAGATGTCCTCCGATCATTTGCGTGTACTAAAGGCCATGAAGATAGATTCCATCCTTCTTGTAATCACAAAATCGGACCTTGCCGAAAAGGACATGCTTGAGCTTCTTATCGAGGATGCCAATGCCCAATGCGAAAAAATAATCGGAAGGAAACTTCCTGCCGTTGCCGTATCTTCCCTTACAGGAAGCGGAATCGAGGAACTCAAGGCCGAAATTACAAAACTTCTTTCTTCATCAAAAAAGCAAAGTCCCCCTACTCCCTTTTTATATGTTGACAGGGTCTTCGTCCTCAAAGGTATTGGAACCACAGTTACGGGAACATTGAGAGGAAAGGGATTGCATACCGGAGACAATTTACAAATCTATCCCTCAAACGAAGAGTGCAGAATTAAATCGATTCAAAACCATCATAAGGATGTAGAAAAAATAGAGCCCGGAACGAGGACGGCCCTCAACTTAAAGCTGGGCGAAAAAACAAATCTTGAAAGAGGAATGCTCTTAGCCCAAAAAGATTCAAACTTTATTTTAAGCGGAAAGGAACTTTTGGTGCGCATTGATGAGGTCTTTACAAACAAGGAGGGAGGCTTAAAAAATCACGCCGAAATCGAAATAGCCCTCGGAAGCGCCCATGCAATAGGCAGCATTCACTTAAACCAATTCGACAAGAGCTTGGGCCGCCTTTCTTTGAATGAACCCATAGCCTCGGCTTGGAATCAAAGGGCGGTTTTAATCAGGCACGGCGGAAGCGAAATTATAGCCTCGGCCAGGGTGCTCGCAAGTTTTCCGTCCTATAAAAGAATGCAGTTTAAAGAAGCCTTTGAGGTTTACAGGGATAAGGAGCTTCCTTCGATACACAGCTATCAATTTAACATCGAGGGCTTTGTTGAAGATCCTAAGATCAAAACCGAGGAGCTTACCTCGGATAAGAGCGAGGTCGCAGAATACGGCTCTTGGCGTTTTTTAAAAAAACGGCTTGAGTTTTGGGAAAAGAAAATTTTAAAAACTGCTCAGGAAAGTCAGGCTGGCTTTACCCTAGAAGAAGTAGATTTACCCATTCCTCAAAAGGTAAAAACAATCGTCTTTAAAAAACTTTGCGATGAAAAGAAGATAGAAAAAGAAGCCCACATCTATAAATTAAGCGGAAGAACCGGTGATGACCTTTCAAAAAATGCAAAAGATCTTTTGGATGCAGCCTTTAAGGCAGGCTTTGAGGGCATCGAAATAGACAAGATAAAAATTCCTCAAGCCAGAAAAGAAGCCCGCGATCTTATAAAGCTGGGTAAGCTCATCTGCCTTGAAAACTTTTTACACTACCATACGGACTTTTACAAAAAGACAGTAAACTCTCTATTTGCAAAATACAAGCCGGGAGATAAATTTTCGATAGCCGATGCACGGGATGTTACAGGACTTTCACGCAAATACATTCTCCCGATTCTTAACCTTCTCGAAAAAGACGGCAAGTTAAAAAGACAGGAAAACGACAGAATCGTATTGTAA
- a CDS encoding type II toxin-antitoxin system HicA family toxin, whose product MTAKEILRLLQQNGWYICETKGSHYQLKHDEKSGKITIPFHKGDLKAGTLNSILKQAGLKEILN is encoded by the coding sequence ATGACAGCAAAAGAAATACTTAGACTGCTTCAACAAAACGGTTGGTATATATGTGAAACAAAAGGTTCTCATTATCAGTTAAAACATGATGAAAAAAGCGGCAAAATAACTATTCCCTTTCATAAGGGAGATTTAAAAGCCGGAACATTAAACAGTATATTAAAACAAGCAGGGTTAAAGGAGATATTAAATTGA
- a CDS encoding type II toxin-antitoxin system HicB family antitoxin has translation MRKLTYLAVFEPAENGAYSVYFPSLLGCVSCGQDFYDAQAMAKEALELHVYGIEKDGSTLPREDFTLLQTNQGDIVCPITIYPDFIKAEMDNRRVRTNCTIPYSLKCKAELKGINFSQALETALTELCN, from the coding sequence TTGAGAAAACTTACATATCTGGCAGTTTTTGAACCGGCAGAAAACGGAGCTTATAGTGTATATTTTCCTAGCCTTTTAGGCTGTGTAAGCTGCGGTCAAGATTTTTATGATGCACAAGCTATGGCAAAAGAAGCTTTAGAGCTTCATGTCTACGGAATAGAAAAAGATGGGAGTACATTGCCCCGTGAAGATTTTACACTCCTACAAACAAATCAAGGCGATATAGTTTGTCCTATTACTATCTATCCTGACTTTATAAAAGCTGAGATGGACAACAGGAGAGTTCGTACAAATTGTACTATACCATATAGCCTAAAATGTAAAGCTGAACTTAAAGGTATAAATTTTTCTCAAGCATTGGAAACTGCGTTGACCGAATTGTGTAATTAG